Below is a genomic region from Kwoniella pini CBS 10737 chromosome 7, complete sequence.
TCTCTTCTCGTATGGCGAGAATCCAGCAACTTCTCGGATAACGGATTTGACGAAAGTCTTTTTCTCGCTGAGGCATCAAAAAACGATTTGTCAATCTGGCTGTTCTATataattttcatcattggTAGATGATGCTCAAACTCGAACTCACGTCTTGACACCTTTCTTGTGGGAAGGTTTGACAGTCTTAGGGATAACGGTGGTAGGTCGTCCCTTGTTTTGACCGTATCGGAGGTCTATTCGATGCACACGATTTCATCAGCATTCTGTTCCTCTTTGTGCAACTTTGTTCCGCTCTCCTCCTTTCTCAGGTCATTGTACACTGTCCTGCTCTATTCCACTCTTAGTCCTACTTTCTGCCTCATGTGTATGATAGATTCCCCAACTCATCCTCTCCAAAATTATCCCAAATCCTCATCGTCCAACAAAGACTGTCGATGCAAGACATAAAATACCCACTAGATCGAGCTACAGGAGCAGAGGACATCTCAACGTCGGCCATTTTGacttatttttttaattctaatatcccaaatcaaatgatttatccAAATATATCCAATTTAATATCcaataatatcaatcaacaaaGCAGATTTCCCAAAGATTTGATGGCGATTTGAACAGTATTGATAGACGTTGAATGAGTTTTATTCCGAGTAAGGCAAGGGAaattttgtattttgagGAATAGGATATATTCCGAAATAcatatattgattgatcgaTGTAGAAAACAGGTTGAAATGACAAGAGAAAAATAGGTATTCCTAGATTAGCATGACTCCTCTTCAGATCTTTCTAAAATGACAGTGATGACTTACGGGTTTGACTTGAAGgttgaaaagaagaaggatataATACTTTTAATGTAATTTTGACTAATTTGGGATATTCGATGGAAACGGTGAGTAAGGGTAGTATGGTGGTGTACAACTCACTATGGTCTCTGTATGGTGTATATGGTGGTGTATACCGAatgaattcaattaaagTGTAGATTTTTGACGggattatttaaattaccGATAAAGTAGAATGTGGCGAAACTGCTTTTTAACTTAGAACAATTAATACATAAACAGATGCTATAACGTGACGCGGCATAAATTTATCTTGAAATAGATTCTTGCACGTGCTTATCAATTACTGTacatttgaagaatcttACCCATAGGCCCATGCAAGGTGTATATAAAcaatttcacctaattatccttttcatattttcctttttcttcacACATAAAATCCAGACTTAAACCATAATTACGCTCTTTAACACAAAAAATACCGTGGGCGAATAATTTAATGGCGTctggaaagaaaaagaaaaaaatcgCCTGTTTATAATACTTCTTTTCCAAtctttgataatttttagttaaatgttgaattagaaaaagaagtttCGCTTAGGGCTTACAATACCCAACTTATATGTTAAATTTTTCATGCACCACAAATCAGATCTTCAATAAGAAGGGATATATTACCTTTTTTCCGTTCGATAGGAAGTGTTTATCTGCCAGAATAATGTATCGCTAATCTTTAATGGGAGTTGGTCTTCAACGCATTCGTTCCCCTTTTGTGGAATTACGCGAGATCAATGTATCTTCAATACAagaattcatcatcattgtcCGGAAAACAAAGTCTACTGTACATCTATAGAAAAGACAAGCAAGCAGTAGATTACGTGATTGATATTTAAGAACAACGCTGAGATACGCTAGAGGTGGTTCTCTCTATCCTTGAGTTAACCTTCCAATCATCATGTTTTTCTTATCACTGATTCGACACCAGTCTGGATACTCTCACTCATGCAGAGAGCAATCACCTTATAAGACTGATAATCCAAATAAGGCTAATACCACACTGCCAAGGATGGTCCATCCGCCGAGAATCACTTGTACAGGAGTAGCAGAACTGACAGTAGCTTTATCTCCCGTTACATTACTAGCTCCGGCTCCAGCGTAAAGTTGaatatttttgaaataCACGAATTGATCCGTTGGTGTTGCCCAACTTGAGTCGTCCCCAccgaagaaagaagagaaaaataATCCTCCAACGGAATTCagatttgttgatgttCGAATGACCAAGTTTTGGAATGATAATGCTTGAACACCATTGTACCATAATCTATCAACTGTATCAGCGCTTTCTTTCGCAAACGATATTGATCATACTTACTCGACTATGCCATTCGCAGTTCCAacttcatttaaaattacTAATAATTGTATAGTTTGCCATTGTCCAGTTACGAAAGAGAATGATCCTCTAGCTAAAGAAGTTCCGTAATCTGAATTACAAGTGACTTGAGATTGGGAACAAAAGTTTTTCTGACTAGTAGGAATGTATGCGTAAACTAACACGTAAAAGTCTCAGCGTTAGCTCTGTAAACATGTATGAGCTGTTTAAACTACAGCTAATGGTGAGatactcaccttcaccagCTCCATTTGGTCTCCACATCAATCGAGTACTGAAACAAGTTGTACCGTCCGTCTGATTACCACCTGAACATCCTTTTGGATCAGGTCCACCACGTAGACCAGGCAATTTCCCACCTTGATTCCAAGCGTATCCAGATGGGAACCACACATCATAACTCAACATCATTCTTTCATATTGTCCTGTGGTAGTCGTATTACTGCCACTACTGGATGAGGCAACTTTTGCGTCGGTCGACATCAGTGGATCTGCATAAAATTGAGTTCCACCTGTCTTTTTGGAATATGATCCTTGAGGATATTCGATACGTAATACGGGTGCTTCACCATCTAAATTGGTTGATGCGGGATATGCTACTGAGGTAGTTGTACTTGCAGTCGAGGAAGAACTAGCAGCTGATGAAGTTTTGGTTTTTGTACTGCTTTTACTCGATGAGGTGGATGATTCTTGCCTTCGTACTAGTGTTGAAGTGGAAGTTGAGGGATCAGGAGAGAAGACACTGAATCCAGCTCGATTGATCAGTCAACACAATGAGGAGAAAATAGTATGACCTGACTTAACTCACATATCAGAATTACCCCAATCTACACCTTTCTTATTGTACAAACTCCATTGTCCATCTATCCAAGTATTTGCGTCTGCACTATTTAAAGTCTCGTCCGGAAATGTGAAATTATAAGATGCTGTAAGGCCATATTGA
It encodes:
- a CDS encoding 60S ribosomal protein eL36; translated protein: MADVEMSSAPVARSNLRYGQNKGRPTTVIPKTVKPSHKKGVKTEKKTFVKSVIREVAGFSPYEKRVMELLRNSKDKKAKKLTKKRLGTLLRSKRKIEELSNVIQEQRRHTGH